A window of Zingiber officinale cultivar Zhangliang chromosome 5A, Zo_v1.1, whole genome shotgun sequence contains these coding sequences:
- the LOC121982226 gene encoding serine carboxypeptidase-like 45, translated as MQSLSWKAMAVVAAILAHVCSSSESEQQDKITKLPGQPQVNFQQFSGYVTVDQSKKRALFYYFAEAETDPSAKPLVLWLNGGPGCSSLGVGAFSENGPFRPSREVLVRNEYSWNKEANMLYLEAPAGVGFSYSSDSSYYESVDDKMTARDNLIFLQRWFEKFPRYLNRDLYITGESYAGHYVPQLAQLMVEFNKKAKIFNLKGIALGNPVLDFATDFNSRAEFFWSHGLISDTTYKIFTSACNYSRYVSEYYRGSLSPVCARVMSQVTRETSRFVDKYDVTLDVCVSSVLSQSLVLSPQQVPENIDVCIEDETVSYLNRKDVQDALHARLTGVAKWTVCSSVLQYELLNLEIPTITLVGSLVREGIPVLIYSGDQDSVIPLTGSRSLVHKLANEMGLKTTVPYRVWFEGQQVGGWTQAYGDILSFATIRGASHEAPFSQPERSLVLFRSFLQGRPLPETFSEIP; from the exons ATGCAATCTTTGTCATGGAAAGCCATGGCGGTGGTGGCTGCAATCCTAGCCCATGTGTGCTCCTCCAGCGAGTCGGAGCAGCAAGATAAGATCACCAAGCTGCCTGGCCAGCCGCAGGTCAACTTCCAGCAATTCTCAGGCTATGTCACAGTGGACCAGTCGAAGAAAAGGGCTCTTTTCTACTATTTTGCTGAAGCAGAGACGGATCCCTCCGCGAAACCCCTTGTTCTCTGGTTGAATGGAG GGCCTGGTTGCTCTTCTCTTGGTGTTGGGGCATTCTCTGAGAATGGACCCTTCAGACCAAGTAGAGAAGTGCTGGTTAGAAACGAGTATAGCTGGAACAAGG AGGCAAATATGTTGTACTTAGAGGCCCCAGCTGGTGTTGGATTCTCCTACTCCAGTGATTCTTCCTACTATGAGAGTGTGGATGATAAGATGACAG CCAGAGACAACTTAATCTTCCTTCAACGCTGGTTCGAGAAGTTCCCTCGATACCTAAACAGGGACTTGTACATTACTGGAGAGAGTTATGCAG GGCATTATGTTCCACAACTAGCACagctcatggttgaattcaacaAGAAGGCAAAGATCTTCAATCTCAAAGGAATTGCT CTTGGTAATCCAGTTCTAGATTTCGCGACCGACTTCAATTCGAGAGCAGAATTTTTCTGGTCTCACGGATTGATATCAGATACTACCTACAAAATCTTCACCTCTGCTTGCAACTATTCGCGGTATGTGAGTGAGTACTATAGGGGCTCTCTCAGCCCTGTGTGTGCGAGAGTGATGAGCCAAGTGACAAGGGAAACGAGTCGGTTTGTCGACAAATATGATGTCACCCTGGATGTGTGTGTATCATCAGTTCTTTCACAATCCTTGGTTCTGAGTCCTCAA CAAGTCCCTGAGAACATTGATGTCTGCATCGAAGACGAGACGGTGAGTTATCTCAACAGGAAAGATGTGCAAGATGCTCTCCATGCACGCCTCACCGGAGTCGCAAAATGGACCGTTTGCAGCAG TGTTCTACAGTATGAGCTACTTAACTTGGAGATCCCCACAATTACTCTCGTGGGCTCGCTTGTTAGGGAAGGGATACCGGTGTTGATCTATAG TGGGGATCAGGATTCTGTCATCCCTTTGACAGGGAGTAGAAGCCTTGTTCATAAATTGGCGAACGAAATGGGGCTGAAAACTACGGTTCCATACCGAGTGTGGTTTGAGGGGCAACAG GTAGGTGGATGGACACAAGCATATGGAGACATCCTCTCGTTTGCAACGATAAGAGGAGCTTCTCATGAAGCACCATTCTCGCAGCCGGAGCGTTCCCTTGTGCTCTTCAGATCCTTCCTGCAAGGCCGACCGCTACCGGAGACTTTCTCGGAGATTCCCTGA